From Weissella diestrammenae, a single genomic window includes:
- a CDS encoding GNAT family N-acetyltransferase, which produces MEEYTLNVKRTNELSAEELISIFKQRVNIFVVEQKCPYQEVDDKDYIAVHVYLTDTNNNIVAYTRIITGEDPNIISFGRVLVVKKYRHLKLGRKIVQATLDYIKLNYPKKKIQIGAQNYLQNFYHSFGFKNISPVYLEDNIPHVDMILDV; this is translated from the coding sequence ATGGAAGAATATACTTTAAATGTTAAAAGAACAAATGAGTTAAGCGCAGAAGAACTCATTTCTATCTTTAAACAACGTGTAAACATATTTGTTGTAGAGCAGAAATGTCCGTACCAAGAAGTTGATGATAAAGATTATATTGCCGTCCATGTCTATTTGACCGATACAAATAATAATATTGTCGCTTATACACGAATAATTACCGGCGAAGATCCAAACATCATAAGTTTTGGTCGCGTTCTTGTGGTTAAAAAATATCGTCATCTTAAATTAGGCCGTAAAATTGTGCAAGCTACTTTAGATTATATTAAGCTGAATTACCCGAAGAAAAAGATTCAAATTGGAGCTCAAAATTATCTCCAAAATTTTTATCATTCTTTTGGTTTTAAAAACATTTCACCCGTGTATTTGGAAGATAATATTCCTCACGTAGATATGATACTAGATGTCTAA
- a CDS encoding IS30 family transposase, which yields MGRKFIHLTYAERVQIQILRKQGLSYLKIAKEIGRAKSTIVDEVHRNTRRPNIKNHTRVFDYEADFAQFTAQTRLHETTRRELLLTNRRQRKINELLDKQWSLEQIAMGTTLPMSTATLYAYAHRGLIPYRTKKYRTKPKPFRSNVPDKQFFIEHHISHRSRRIEERLDFGRWEVDGVEGPKDSKALVLTFVERKTRYTVALKAKDKTADAINNVMQLSYQGILCRCLFTLAERYKRRTQ from the coding sequence ATGGGTAGGAAATTCATACATTTAACATATGCTGAACGAGTTCAAATTCAGATACTTAGAAAGCAAGGGCTGTCGTATTTAAAGATAGCCAAAGAAATAGGACGTGCGAAATCAACTATCGTTGATGAGGTACACAGGAACACAAGGAGACCAAATATTAAGAACCATACGCGTGTCTTTGATTATGAGGCTGACTTTGCGCAGTTCACAGCGCAGACGCGGCTACATGAAACGACACGTCGAGAATTATTGTTGACTAATCGACGACAAAGAAAAATTAATGAGCTATTAGACAAGCAGTGGAGTCTTGAACAGATTGCGATGGGGACGACGTTACCGATGTCGACAGCGACGCTCTATGCGTATGCACATCGAGGTCTAATTCCGTACCGAACTAAAAAGTATCGGACTAAACCAAAGCCGTTTAGATCAAACGTTCCTGATAAACAGTTTTTTATTGAACACCACATATCACATCGCAGTAGAAGAATTGAGGAGCGCCTTGATTTTGGACGCTGGGAGGTCGATGGTGTTGAGGGACCAAAAGATAGTAAGGCACTAGTCCTAACGTTCGTAGAACGTAAAACACGCTATACTGTTGCACTGAAAGCCAAAGATAAAACGGCAGATGCTATCAATAATGTCATGCAATTATCATATCAGGGTATTCTATGCAGATGCTTATTCACCTTGGCAGAGAGGTACAAACGAAGAACGCAATAA
- the hrcA gene encoding heat-inducible transcriptional repressor HrcA — MLTERQRLILGAIITDYARLGKAVGSKSLLVDIGLPVSSATIRNEMAQLEGRGLLQKEHTSSGRIPSQLGYRYYVDYLMKKGQIAKDVQRQIQQVFSRRFQQVDDLLTQVTKIVADMTGYTVIALKPEAFDVRLSGFQLIPIDGQQNMAIVVTSDGQTTSQSFRLPKGASIAELQSIVSYINNQLVGRPIREALNSLSGDLPLDLERTIRSPQAFLQLFGDILARSIQDQVFIGGRLNVMDFTTDTRLSDMKALYQLLENPKAMRQAIGTVNDGVLIQIGDENPNPLLVPYSLLSMTYQIPKHGYGELAILGPTNLPYDDVVSLMVTIRQLVVDELKEYY; from the coding sequence ATGTTAACAGAACGACAAAGGTTAATACTGGGTGCGATTATTACTGACTATGCCCGTTTGGGAAAAGCAGTTGGGTCAAAATCGTTACTTGTCGATATTGGCTTACCTGTTAGTTCAGCAACTATTCGAAATGAGATGGCACAGCTAGAAGGACGTGGCTTACTTCAAAAAGAGCACACGTCATCAGGTCGAATTCCTTCGCAACTTGGGTATCGTTATTATGTTGATTACTTAATGAAAAAAGGCCAGATTGCAAAAGATGTGCAACGTCAAATTCAGCAAGTATTTAGTCGACGGTTTCAACAGGTTGATGACTTGTTAACTCAGGTGACAAAAATTGTAGCGGATATGACAGGGTATACCGTGATTGCGCTAAAACCAGAGGCGTTTGATGTGCGATTGTCAGGATTTCAGTTGATTCCCATTGATGGTCAACAAAACATGGCTATCGTGGTAACAAGCGATGGACAGACAACCAGTCAAAGTTTTCGGTTACCTAAAGGGGCATCGATCGCGGAATTACAAAGCATTGTGAGTTACATTAATAATCAACTTGTTGGGCGACCAATTCGAGAGGCGCTGAATAGTCTAAGCGGCGATTTGCCGCTTGATTTGGAACGAACGATTCGTTCACCACAAGCATTTTTACAGTTGTTTGGTGACATATTGGCACGTTCAATTCAAGACCAAGTCTTTATTGGCGGTCGCTTAAATGTCATGGATTTTACGACTGATACACGGTTAAGTGATATGAAGGCGTTGTATCAGCTTTTGGAAAATCCAAAGGCAATGCGACAGGCAATTGGTACAGTAAACGATGGCGTTTTGATCCAAATTGGAGATGAGAACCCTAATCCGTTACTTGTACCTTATAGCCTGCTGTCGATGACGTATCAGATTCCAAAGCATGGTTATGGTGAGTTGGCAATTCTTGGGCCGACGAATTTACCGTACGATGATGTGGTGTCGTTGATGGTTACGATTCGACAGTTAGTCGTTGATGAATTAAAAGAATATTATTAG
- a CDS encoding WxL protein peptidoglycan domain-containing protein codes for MTFADDSVTRFDVTAYVPTHQVQNNSNQAIDLRLAPGQTEDIMYHVKNNTAQELVFSVATGTAITLSNGKIHFVGTNSDVSTTLPAKVGDMMKIDKLITVPANSTVDVPATLTTPTSSFDGTLVGGVSFTDVFSKDATQIPVYLTETDKEVTPFVTLSGTKFYLPKTKKILQLQIANTETKMAKDLLISSTLTNSDGKVVFTKHDQKVSLVPKAQTAINLKNNLADLKAGHYKLKVTINNGSEKQTSTQTVKISQSLAHKLSTTTQTKNNLRPIDWFWLIFWPVVVFLIVFFGGRLLLQKRRR; via the coding sequence ATGACCTTTGCTGATGATTCAGTGACGCGGTTTGATGTGACAGCATATGTGCCGACACATCAAGTGCAAAACAATTCAAATCAAGCGATTGATTTACGGTTGGCACCTGGTCAGACTGAAGATATTATGTACCATGTTAAAAATAATACAGCGCAAGAACTTGTTTTTAGTGTCGCTACAGGAACTGCAATAACTTTGTCAAATGGGAAAATTCATTTTGTTGGGACTAATTCTGATGTTTCAACGACGCTGCCAGCTAAAGTTGGTGACATGATGAAGATTGACAAACTGATTACAGTGCCAGCAAATTCAACGGTAGACGTCCCTGCCACACTTACTACGCCAACGAGTTCGTTTGATGGAACATTAGTCGGTGGCGTTTCATTTACGGACGTTTTTTCAAAAGACGCGACACAAATTCCTGTATATTTGACGGAGACTGATAAAGAGGTAACGCCATTTGTGACACTATCAGGCACAAAATTTTACTTGCCTAAGACTAAGAAAATTTTACAGTTGCAAATCGCTAATACCGAAACGAAGATGGCAAAAGATTTGCTAATTTCGTCAACTTTAACTAATAGTGATGGCAAAGTTGTCTTTACTAAACATGATCAAAAGGTATCGTTAGTGCCAAAAGCTCAGACAGCCATTAATCTAAAAAATAATTTGGCCGACTTAAAAGCTGGTCACTATAAGTTAAAAGTAACCATTAATAATGGTAGTGAGAAGCAAACCTCAACCCAAACGGTGAAAATTAGTCAAAGTTTAGCCCACAAACTATCAACAACGACGCAGACTAAAAATAACTTGCGTCCGATCGATTGGTTTTGGTTAATCTTTTGGCCTGTCGTTGTCTTTCTGATTGTATTCTTTGGGGGACGTTTGTTATTACAAAAACGTCGACGTTAA
- the dnaK gene encoding molecular chaperone DnaK, with product MSKIIGIDLGTTNSAVAVLEGGTPKIITNPNGGRTTPSVVSFKNGETQVGDTAKRQAITNADTIMSIKSHMGEDGYKVSVAGKDYTPEEVSAMILQYIKKYAEDYLGEDVTKAVITVPAYFNDAQRQATKNAGKIAGLEVERIINEPTAAALAYGLDDLNKDEKILVYDLGGGTFDVSVLELGDGVFEVLSTAGDTHLGGDDFDQKVIDWLAEDFKSENGIDLKQDTLALQRLKDAAETAKKTLSQATEAQIDLPFIASSDNGPLHIQTTLTRAKFNQLTRDLVERTKVSVETALKDAGLSSSDIDQVILNGGSTRIPAVQEFVKDITGKEPNHSINPDEAVALGAAIQGGVITGDVKDVVLLDVTPLTLGIETMGGVFTKLIDRNTTIPTSKSQVFSTAADNQPAVDIHVLQGERAMAADNKTLGRFQLTDIPAAPRGVPQIEVKFDIDRNGIVTVSAKDLGTQKEQKITIQNSGALSDEEIEKMMNDAKANEEADAKRKEEVDLRNDVDQLIFSSEKTLEEVGDKLEDADKKPVSDALTELKSAKESDDLDVMKEKKEALEKVAQELAVKLYQQSAPQEGADAEKPKDDNTVDGDFEDVSDDNK from the coding sequence ATGTCAAAGATTATCGGAATTGATTTGGGAACGACTAATTCAGCAGTTGCTGTTTTGGAAGGTGGCACACCAAAGATTATTACTAACCCAAATGGTGGACGGACAACACCATCTGTTGTTTCATTCAAGAATGGTGAGACACAAGTGGGTGATACAGCTAAGCGTCAAGCGATTACTAACGCTGATACGATTATGTCAATCAAGTCACACATGGGTGAAGATGGTTACAAAGTTTCAGTTGCTGGTAAGGATTACACACCAGAAGAAGTTTCAGCCATGATTTTGCAATACATTAAAAAGTATGCGGAAGATTATTTGGGTGAAGATGTGACTAAGGCCGTTATCACGGTACCTGCTTACTTCAATGACGCTCAACGTCAAGCAACGAAGAATGCTGGAAAAATTGCTGGCTTGGAAGTTGAACGTATCATCAACGAACCAACTGCAGCAGCATTGGCTTACGGACTAGATGATTTAAATAAGGATGAAAAAATCCTAGTTTATGATTTGGGTGGTGGAACATTTGACGTGTCTGTCCTTGAATTAGGTGATGGTGTCTTCGAAGTACTTTCAACGGCTGGTGATACACACCTTGGTGGTGATGATTTTGACCAAAAGGTGATTGATTGGTTAGCTGAAGACTTTAAGTCAGAAAATGGGATTGATTTGAAGCAAGATACGCTTGCATTACAACGTTTGAAGGATGCTGCAGAGACAGCAAAGAAAACTTTGTCGCAAGCAACTGAAGCTCAAATTGACTTGCCATTTATCGCTTCTTCAGATAATGGACCATTGCACATCCAAACAACTTTGACGCGTGCAAAGTTCAACCAATTAACGCGTGATTTGGTTGAGCGCACAAAGGTTTCTGTTGAAACTGCTTTGAAGGATGCTGGTCTATCAAGTTCAGATATTGACCAAGTCATTTTGAATGGTGGATCAACACGAATTCCAGCTGTTCAAGAGTTCGTTAAAGATATTACTGGTAAAGAACCAAATCACTCAATTAACCCTGACGAAGCGGTTGCCTTAGGTGCTGCGATTCAAGGTGGTGTGATTACTGGAGATGTTAAGGATGTTGTTTTGCTTGATGTGACGCCTTTGACATTGGGAATTGAAACAATGGGTGGTGTCTTCACAAAGTTGATTGATCGTAATACGACCATTCCAACTTCAAAGTCACAAGTATTCTCTACGGCAGCCGATAATCAACCAGCAGTTGATATTCATGTCTTACAAGGTGAGCGTGCTATGGCAGCAGACAACAAGACATTGGGTCGTTTCCAATTGACTGATATTCCAGCTGCACCTCGTGGTGTACCACAAATTGAGGTTAAGTTTGACATTGACCGTAACGGTATCGTAACGGTTTCTGCTAAGGACTTAGGTACGCAAAAGGAACAAAAGATTACAATTCAAAATTCTGGTGCTTTATCAGATGAAGAAATCGAAAAAATGATGAACGACGCTAAAGCAAATGAAGAAGCTGACGCAAAGCGTAAGGAAGAAGTTGACTTGCGCAATGATGTTGATCAATTAATCTTCTCATCAGAAAAGACACTTGAAGAAGTTGGGGACAAGTTGGAAGATGCAGACAAAAAGCCTGTTTCCGATGCCTTGACTGAATTGAAGTCAGCCAAAGAATCCGATGACCTTGATGTTATGAAGGAAAAGAAGGAAGCTTTGGAAAAGGTTGCACAAGAATTAGCGGTTAAATTATATCAACAATCAGCCCCTCAAGAAGGCGCCGATGCTGAAAAGCCAAAGGATGATAATACCGTTGATGGTGACTTTGAAGATGTTTCTGACGACAACAAGTAA
- the grpE gene encoding nucleotide exchange factor GrpE: MAEEKENQVVEDQESVDEVVETEGAEAEVDTVEDDSLATLQTQYNELEDKYLRVNAEMQNMQTRFAKEQATTLKYATQKLAKSILPALDNLERALMVDADDAAANQIKTGVEMVYKTLENALKDNDVIAVGEVGEVFNPEYHQSVQSQPADDEHPVDTIAQVLQKGYVLADRVVRPAMVVVYN; encoded by the coding sequence ATGGCAGAAGAAAAAGAAAACCAAGTAGTTGAGGACCAAGAGAGCGTCGATGAAGTTGTTGAAACTGAAGGGGCCGAAGCTGAAGTAGATACTGTTGAGGATGATTCACTTGCGACGCTACAGACGCAATATAACGAATTAGAAGATAAGTACTTACGAGTCAATGCTGAAATGCAAAATATGCAGACGAGATTTGCTAAAGAGCAGGCGACGACTTTAAAGTATGCAACGCAAAAATTAGCAAAATCGATATTACCAGCATTGGACAATTTAGAACGTGCCTTGATGGTTGATGCTGATGATGCAGCAGCTAATCAGATTAAGACAGGCGTTGAGATGGTTTATAAAACCTTGGAAAATGCGCTGAAAGATAATGATGTCATAGCAGTCGGAGAAGTTGGTGAAGTGTTTAATCCAGAATATCACCAATCAGTACAATCACAGCCAGCTGATGATGAGCATCCAGTAGACACAATTGCCCAAGTTTTGCAAAAGGGATACGTCCTAGCTGATCGTGTTGTACGGCCAGCAATGGTAGTTGTTTATAATTAG
- the dnaG gene encoding DNA primase has product MTIALSIPNEIVENIRQNVNIVDIISPYVSLKKQGRNLFGKCPWHEERTPSFSVNEDKQIFHCFSCGRGGNAFVFLMEKENLSFPQAVAKVAEVGGIPLDASYSNPTREARLPENERQLLKLYDEATKFYHHLLINTEIGDTALQYLYQRGVDDATIDAFMLGYAPTDDVLLKYVTEKKYDYQLLRESELFIEWDDGSLHDRFTDRVLFTIRNQTGAPIAFSGRRLSNDADVAKYMNSPESILFNKSNELFNLDLAKNDISKSKTVILFEGFMDVIAAFQAGIRNGVASMGTSLTQDQVQRLNRIAQKINITYDSDNAGQAATQRALELIGRFSQMKAQVIHIPDTQDPDEFLRSQGVEAFQNVLQHNTEDPIAFNLRYLKGNYDLNNQVEIFSYIREILPIIASVNEPVVRQTYLQKLASEFNLNYDGLNEQLQPLLLTKIAQNTSVNQEKWHQREAPNMPSQSIAQSTSVEKPKYTRLEQAERTLFAWMLKDLDIWLKVTSNVDFHFVDVAFETLLMLASDYKSKHQLDKIVDLAGFMNFVKEPGLIRILASLDQVPDELMRDSSQVPEYLAVILQRAPLTIRISKKRKELSEAKQIHNDTLAAQISFELIALLREQELAKLSRQNKGNKYGREEKG; this is encoded by the coding sequence TTGACTATCGCACTCTCTATTCCAAATGAAATTGTCGAAAATATTCGACAAAATGTTAATATCGTGGACATTATTAGTCCATATGTCTCTTTGAAAAAGCAAGGACGTAATCTTTTTGGAAAATGTCCTTGGCATGAAGAAAGAACACCATCGTTCTCCGTGAACGAGGATAAGCAGATTTTTCATTGTTTTTCATGTGGCCGCGGTGGTAATGCTTTCGTTTTTCTCATGGAAAAAGAAAACCTGTCATTTCCACAAGCTGTAGCAAAAGTTGCTGAAGTTGGGGGTATTCCCTTGGATGCGAGTTATTCGAACCCAACTCGTGAAGCTCGTTTGCCAGAAAATGAACGACAATTATTAAAGTTATACGATGAAGCAACTAAATTCTACCATCATCTTTTGATTAATACTGAAATTGGCGATACTGCATTGCAGTATTTGTATCAGCGAGGTGTAGACGATGCAACGATTGATGCATTTATGCTTGGCTATGCACCGACTGATGACGTCTTGTTAAAATATGTCACAGAGAAGAAGTATGACTATCAGTTGTTAAGAGAATCAGAGTTATTTATTGAGTGGGATGATGGGTCATTGCATGACCGATTTACAGACCGAGTGTTATTCACTATACGTAATCAAACTGGCGCACCAATCGCATTTTCAGGACGGCGGCTATCAAATGATGCCGATGTGGCTAAATACATGAATAGTCCAGAAAGTATCCTATTTAATAAGTCAAACGAATTATTTAATTTAGATTTAGCAAAAAACGATATTAGTAAGTCCAAAACAGTGATTCTCTTTGAAGGCTTTATGGATGTGATTGCGGCCTTCCAGGCGGGTATTAGAAATGGTGTGGCGTCGATGGGAACCAGCTTGACGCAGGATCAAGTCCAACGACTTAATCGGATAGCACAAAAGATCAATATCACCTATGATTCAGATAACGCTGGACAGGCAGCAACACAACGAGCGTTAGAGTTAATTGGACGTTTTAGTCAAATGAAGGCGCAAGTGATTCATATTCCTGACACTCAAGATCCTGATGAATTTTTGCGTAGTCAAGGGGTGGAAGCGTTTCAAAATGTGTTACAACATAATACAGAAGACCCAATTGCCTTTAATTTACGTTATTTAAAGGGAAACTATGATTTAAATAATCAAGTCGAAATATTTTCATATATTAGAGAGATATTACCGATAATTGCTAGTGTTAATGAACCAGTTGTCCGTCAAACCTATCTGCAAAAATTGGCAAGCGAATTTAATTTGAATTATGATGGATTAAATGAGCAATTGCAGCCATTGTTGTTGACAAAGATTGCACAGAATACATCGGTGAATCAAGAAAAGTGGCATCAAAGAGAAGCACCGAATATGCCGAGTCAATCAATAGCGCAGTCAACATCAGTTGAAAAGCCAAAATATACGCGACTTGAGCAAGCCGAGCGAACACTATTTGCTTGGATGTTAAAAGATCTAGACATTTGGTTAAAAGTGACAAGTAACGTCGACTTTCATTTTGTTGATGTGGCATTTGAAACGTTACTGATGTTAGCAAGTGATTACAAAAGTAAACATCAACTAGATAAAATTGTTGATTTAGCTGGATTTATGAATTTTGTTAAAGAACCGGGACTGATTCGAATTTTAGCTAGTTTAGATCAAGTGCCAGATGAGTTGATGCGTGATAGCAGCCAAGTACCTGAGTACTTAGCAGTTATCTTACAACGTGCGCCACTCACTATTCGAATTAGTAAGAAAAGAAAAGAATTAAGTGAAGCAAAGCAGATTCATAATGATACGTTGGCGGCTCAGATCAGTTTTGAATTAATCGCATTATTACGCGAACAAGAACTAGCCAAGCTGTCGCGTCAAAATAAGGGGAATAAGTATGGTAGAGAAGAAAAAGGTTGA
- a CDS encoding DnaJ C-terminal domain-containing protein, translating to MNNTELYQTLGVDKNASQDEIKKAYRKLSKKYHPDINKEPGAEDKYKEVQEAYETLSDEQKRAAYDQFGTTGDQQGFGGQGGFGGFGGQGGYSDFGDIFSQMFGGGFDPNRPRKGSDLQYRMTLTFEEAVFGKETEVEYNRTGANGQSEHKKVKVTVPAGIEDGQQMRMSGYGEVGSNGGPFGDLFVVFRVSASKDGFERDGADVYLEQPLDYATATLGGEIIVKTVHGEAKLKIPAGTANGKRFRLRGKGAPYVRGNGMGDQYVIVYIDVPTKLTKEQQEALKAYQRLLTDKPKKSFFG from the coding sequence ATGAACAATACAGAACTATATCAAACACTTGGTGTGGACAAGAACGCATCACAAGACGAGATCAAAAAAGCATATCGAAAGTTATCAAAAAAGTATCATCCAGATATTAATAAAGAACCTGGTGCTGAAGACAAGTATAAAGAAGTTCAAGAAGCATATGAGACATTAAGTGATGAGCAAAAACGTGCTGCTTATGATCAGTTTGGTACGACTGGAGATCAACAAGGCTTTGGTGGCCAAGGTGGCTTTGGCGGCTTTGGTGGGCAAGGTGGTTATTCGGACTTTGGTGATATCTTTAGTCAAATGTTTGGTGGTGGTTTTGATCCCAATCGGCCACGTAAAGGGTCGGATTTGCAATATCGGATGACGTTGACATTTGAAGAAGCTGTATTTGGAAAAGAAACTGAAGTTGAATATAACCGTACAGGAGCTAATGGACAAAGTGAGCATAAGAAAGTCAAAGTGACAGTACCTGCTGGTATTGAAGATGGCCAACAAATGCGCATGTCTGGTTATGGAGAAGTAGGTTCGAATGGTGGGCCATTTGGTGATCTATTTGTGGTATTTCGGGTCTCAGCTTCAAAAGATGGCTTTGAACGGGATGGAGCAGATGTCTATCTTGAACAACCATTAGATTATGCAACTGCAACTTTGGGTGGCGAAATTATTGTTAAAACAGTGCATGGGGAAGCAAAGTTAAAGATTCCTGCAGGTACGGCTAATGGTAAACGTTTCCGCCTGCGTGGTAAAGGTGCCCCTTATGTTCGAGGCAATGGTATGGGTGATCAATATGTGATTGTTTATATTGATGTGCCAACTAAATTGACTAAGGAACAACAGGAAGCCTTGAAAGCTTATCAACGGTTGTTGACTGACAAACCTAAAAAGAGTTTCTTTGGATAG
- a CDS encoding MucBP domain-containing protein, whose amino-acid sequence MKNKILRVAMLGALLGTIISPLANQVHADSNQNNTTQSTQESNITDEASKPMQRNLGGVTGRWLVINGHNEYFSPTIKIKKDDPSNVEISKIVSQNSGYTNKFVQTILFSDAVVIQALPKIIAPSKTTYTIQYTEDKTTFSQTPPNDVTKIKGIKIEFANMTQADQVEVKNTAKISWDKTHSGVNELGKFYEDDYLNNTVYFDSYRMVTASYINEDGQQLAENKYFYGEVGQSYQTQKLDIPGYELASVVGFESGQFKNDDRTVKYIYKKLPITSTNVTAKYIDTDNNVLAKDVVKTGNVGEKYETDQLTFTGYTLKEVQGNAKGVFDTNNQVVTYVYSKDATITNPTQPVSPLKPGTTITSNSTSPVYNGKQGNTLPSTSATNLMLYSGLVGVLLSILGFSYILLKKI is encoded by the coding sequence ATGAAGAATAAGATATTGAGGGTGGCAATGCTTGGGGCGTTGCTGGGAACTATAATTTCACCACTTGCAAATCAGGTGCATGCAGATAGTAATCAGAATAATACAACACAATCTACACAAGAAAGTAATATTACTGATGAGGCATCTAAGCCGATGCAAAGGAATTTGGGTGGTGTAACGGGTAGATGGTTAGTGATCAATGGACATAATGAATATTTTAGTCCAACGATAAAAATAAAAAAAGATGATCCAAGTAATGTTGAAATATCAAAAATCGTATCGCAAAATTCTGGATACACTAATAAATTTGTACAGACAATCCTGTTTTCAGATGCTGTTGTGATTCAAGCTCTTCCGAAAATTATTGCACCGTCTAAAACAACATACACCATTCAGTACACAGAAGATAAGACGACGTTTAGTCAAACACCGCCGAATGATGTGACTAAAATTAAGGGCATTAAGATTGAATTCGCAAACATGACACAGGCCGATCAAGTTGAGGTGAAAAATACAGCTAAGATTTCTTGGGATAAAACACACTCAGGTGTAAATGAGCTAGGTAAATTCTATGAAGATGACTATTTGAATAATACTGTATACTTTGATAGCTATCGTATGGTTACTGCAAGTTATATTAATGAAGATGGACAACAACTTGCAGAGAATAAGTATTTTTATGGAGAAGTAGGACAGAGTTATCAAACACAAAAACTTGATATACCGGGCTATGAGCTAGCCTCTGTAGTTGGTTTTGAGTCAGGACAGTTTAAAAATGACGACCGTACGGTTAAGTATATATACAAGAAATTACCTATTACTAGCACGAATGTCACAGCAAAATATATTGATACTGATAATAATGTTCTTGCAAAAGACGTCGTAAAAACGGGTAATGTTGGAGAGAAGTATGAAACAGATCAACTTACATTCACCGGATACACGCTTAAAGAAGTGCAAGGAAATGCCAAGGGTGTTTTTGATACAAACAATCAGGTAGTTACTTATGTATATTCTAAAGATGCTACTATTACTAACCCAACTCAACCGGTTAGTCCTTTAAAACCTGGTACAACAATTACATCTAATTCAACTAGCCCAGTTTACAATGGTAAACAAGGGAATACGTTGCCAAGTACGAGTGCAACAAATCTAATGTTGTACTCTGGATTGGTGGGTGTTTTGTTATCAATTCTTGGATTCAGCTATATCTTGTTGAAAAAAATATAG
- the rpoD gene encoding RNA polymerase sigma factor RpoD → MVEKKKVEATSEFDQKGFDKAIKKLVKEYKAATSIKEDELQETLVKRWNLNADQIDELYDKVEAAGISIVDESGEPSVRALNNKKTALSDKEMKQAADAPTGMKINDPVRMYLKEIGRVSLLSGDEEVSLAERIEAGDESAKQELAEANLRLVVSIAKRYVGRGMQFLDLIQEGNMGLMKAVEKFDYRKGFKFSTYATWWIRQAITRAIADQARTIRIPVHMVETINKLIRIQRQLLSDLGREPTPEEIGAEMDIATDKVRDILKIAQEPVSLETPIGEEDDSHLGDFIEDNEAVSPADSAAYQMLKEQLESVLDTLTDREENVLRLRFGLEDGRTRTLEEVGKVFGVTRERIRQIEAKALRKLRHPSRSKQLRDFLD, encoded by the coding sequence ATGGTAGAGAAGAAAAAGGTTGAGGCAACGTCTGAATTTGACCAAAAAGGTTTTGATAAGGCGATTAAGAAGTTAGTTAAAGAATATAAAGCAGCAACTTCAATTAAAGAAGACGAATTGCAAGAAACACTAGTTAAGCGTTGGAATTTAAATGCTGATCAAATTGATGAATTATATGATAAAGTCGAAGCGGCTGGCATTTCAATTGTTGATGAAAGTGGTGAACCTTCAGTTCGTGCATTAAATAATAAGAAGACAGCGTTATCAGATAAAGAAATGAAACAAGCAGCTGATGCGCCGACCGGGATGAAAATTAACGATCCAGTTCGGATGTATTTGAAAGAAATTGGTCGGGTTAGCCTGTTAAGCGGGGATGAAGAAGTTTCTTTGGCTGAACGAATTGAAGCTGGGGATGAATCTGCAAAGCAAGAGTTGGCTGAAGCTAATTTACGATTGGTTGTTTCGATTGCTAAGCGGTATGTTGGCCGAGGTATGCAATTCTTGGATTTGATTCAAGAAGGAAACATGGGCTTGATGAAGGCGGTTGAAAAATTTGATTATCGTAAAGGATTCAAGTTTTCGACTTATGCGACTTGGTGGATTCGTCAAGCCATTACTCGTGCGATTGCTGATCAAGCACGAACAATCCGAATTCCAGTTCACATGGTTGAAACGATTAACAAATTAATTCGCATTCAGCGTCAATTGCTGTCTGACTTAGGTCGTGAACCAACGCCAGAAGAAATTGGGGCAGAAATGGATATTGCGACAGATAAGGTCCGCGACATCTTGAAAATTGCGCAAGAACCAGTCTCGCTGGAAACGCCAATTGGTGAGGAGGATGATTCTCACTTGGGTGACTTCATTGAGGATAATGAGGCTGTGTCACCAGCTGACTCGGCAGCTTATCAGATGCTAAAAGAGCAATTAGAATCAGTGTTAGATACATTGACTGACCGGGAAGAAAATGTTTTGCGGTTGCGTTTTGGACTTGAAGATGGTCGAACGCGTACATTGGAAGAAGTTGGGAAAGTATTTGGTGTCACACGTGAAAGAATTCGTCAAATTGAGGCGAAGGCCTTACGTAAGTTGCGTCATCCATCACGTTCAAAGCAATTACGAGATTTTCTTGATTAA